A single region of the Jatrophihabitans sp. GAS493 genome encodes:
- a CDS encoding peroxidase family protein: MSDTEETTGESTSDRPEKPGFFTRAYDSAAEAVDRKVGWYKLPKALGLLDLIGIRNILREKNLYDTSRMPAVNPVEPPPFDEAFRTQRTFDGSWNDLEHPEMGMAGTRFGRNVPIADTWPTTDRILEPNPREVSRRLMTRGDLIPAAGGNALIAAWLQFMIHDWFRHGTSPKDNPWVLPAVAGDDWPTPPVQVMRTPVDTTMPPDSDQPPTHVNILTHWWDGSQIYGNSLAEQEFLRSHEGGKLKLVNGLPPIPDDPTKNPTLSPGFWLGLGMLQTLFVHEHNSICEMLSEAYPEWDDETTFQRARLINAALLAKIHTVEWTPAVTAHPTAVTALHANWWGLEGKRLHDVFGRLSKDEAISGIPGSQTADYGVPFALTEEFVAVYRMHPLIPDHFDFRSATDDAATIGPKEFDELSGPAGADVLRDNALTDLMYTFGTMNPGLVTLHNFPKYLQTFKRPDNGELMDLAAVDILRSRELGVPRYSEFRRLLHLPVPESFDDITSNKEWAAELSDVYGGDLSSVDLISGMFAEDRPEGFAFSDTAFRIFILMASRRLNSDRFFTTHFTDEVYTSEGMEWIKQNTMLDVLRRQCPELVPTLQDLPNAFALWSRRGAEQ; encoded by the coding sequence ATGAGTGACACCGAAGAGACCACTGGCGAGAGCACATCGGATCGGCCGGAGAAGCCAGGTTTTTTCACCCGTGCCTACGACAGCGCAGCGGAGGCGGTTGACCGGAAGGTCGGATGGTACAAGCTTCCCAAGGCTCTAGGACTGCTCGACCTGATCGGAATCCGCAATATTCTCAGGGAGAAGAACCTCTACGACACCTCCCGTATGCCGGCGGTCAATCCGGTTGAGCCACCGCCATTCGACGAGGCGTTCCGAACCCAGCGCACCTTCGACGGCAGCTGGAACGATCTCGAACATCCCGAGATGGGTATGGCCGGCACCCGATTCGGGCGTAACGTGCCGATCGCTGACACCTGGCCCACTACCGACCGGATCCTTGAGCCCAACCCCCGCGAGGTGAGTCGCCGGCTGATGACCCGCGGCGACCTCATCCCGGCCGCGGGCGGCAACGCGCTGATCGCGGCGTGGCTGCAGTTCATGATCCACGACTGGTTCCGGCACGGCACCAGTCCGAAGGACAACCCGTGGGTGCTCCCGGCCGTCGCCGGCGACGATTGGCCGACCCCGCCGGTACAGGTCATGCGGACCCCGGTCGACACGACCATGCCGCCTGACTCAGACCAGCCGCCGACCCACGTCAACATCCTCACCCACTGGTGGGACGGATCGCAGATCTACGGCAACAGCCTCGCCGAGCAGGAGTTCCTCCGCAGTCACGAGGGAGGCAAATTGAAGCTGGTCAACGGCCTCCCACCGATACCGGACGACCCCACCAAGAACCCGACACTCTCGCCCGGCTTCTGGCTCGGCCTAGGGATGCTGCAGACGCTCTTCGTCCACGAACACAACAGCATCTGCGAGATGTTGAGTGAGGCGTACCCAGAGTGGGACGACGAGACGACCTTCCAGCGCGCTCGTCTCATCAATGCCGCCCTGCTCGCCAAGATCCACACCGTCGAGTGGACGCCCGCGGTCACCGCGCACCCGACCGCGGTCACTGCGCTGCACGCCAACTGGTGGGGATTGGAGGGTAAGAGGCTGCATGACGTCTTCGGACGACTCAGCAAAGACGAGGCGATCTCGGGGATCCCCGGCTCCCAGACGGCGGACTATGGCGTGCCTTTTGCTCTCACCGAGGAGTTCGTTGCCGTCTACCGCATGCATCCGCTGATTCCGGATCACTTCGACTTCCGATCGGCCACCGACGATGCCGCCACCATCGGTCCCAAGGAGTTCGATGAGCTGAGCGGACCAGCCGGCGCGGACGTGCTGCGCGACAACGCCCTCACCGACCTCATGTACACCTTCGGCACCATGAATCCGGGTCTGGTCACGCTGCACAACTTCCCCAAATACCTGCAGACCTTCAAACGACCGGACAACGGAGAGCTCATGGACCTAGCCGCGGTCGACATCCTGCGCAGCCGGGAGTTGGGCGTACCCCGCTACAGCGAATTCCGGCGGCTGCTGCACCTTCCGGTCCCGGAGAGCTTCGACGACATCACCAGCAACAAGGAGTGGGCCGCCGAACTCAGCGACGTCTACGGCGGTGACCTGAGCAGCGTCGACCTGATCTCCGGGATGTTCGCTGAGGACCGGCCGGAGGGATTCGCCTTCAGCGACACGGCGTTCCGCATCTTCATCCTGATGGCCTCCCGACGGCTGAACAGTGATCGCTTCTTCACCACGCACTTCACCGACGAGGTCTATACGTCCGAGGGAATGGAGTGGATAAAACAGAACACCATGCTCGACGTGCTGCGCCGACAATGTCCGGAGCTCGTCCCGACCCTGCAGGATCTACCCAACGCCTTCGCGCTCTGGAGCCGGCGGGGTGCGGAGCAATGA
- a CDS encoding DUF427 domain-containing protein encodes MRDYPQMIAVNNLIEPVPRRIRATLGGQVVLDTVAARYVWEWPYFPQYYVPLGDVNSDLLVDEAHSSKLSRGTARRFGLQVGDLSRPSALRVFSGDVIDELDGLARFEWEALDAWFEEDEQIYVHPRNPYVRVDALRSNRSVRVELEGVLLAESNSPVMVFETGLPTRYYLDRTAVRFDHLEATSTVSECPYKGTTSGYWSARIGDVVHDDLAWTYAFPTRQLLPISGMIAFYNEKVDTFLDGVLLERPETHFVKH; translated from the coding sequence ATGCGCGACTATCCGCAGATGATCGCAGTGAACAACTTGATCGAGCCGGTGCCGCGGCGGATCCGGGCCACTCTCGGCGGACAGGTCGTGCTGGACACCGTCGCCGCTCGGTATGTCTGGGAGTGGCCGTATTTTCCGCAGTATTACGTCCCGCTCGGGGATGTGAACTCCGACCTACTGGTCGATGAGGCGCACTCCTCCAAGCTCAGCCGCGGGACGGCTCGCAGATTCGGCCTGCAGGTCGGCGACCTCTCCCGCCCGTCGGCGCTGCGCGTCTTCAGCGGCGACGTGATCGATGAGCTCGACGGCCTCGCCCGCTTCGAGTGGGAGGCCCTGGACGCCTGGTTCGAGGAGGATGAGCAGATCTACGTCCATCCCCGCAACCCCTACGTGCGAGTGGATGCGCTTCGCTCCAACCGCAGCGTCCGGGTCGAACTGGAAGGCGTGCTGCTGGCCGAGTCGAACTCACCGGTGATGGTGTTCGAGACAGGGCTGCCGACGCGCTACTACCTCGATCGGACGGCCGTGCGCTTCGATCATCTGGAGGCGACCTCGACCGTGAGCGAGTGCCCTTACAAGGGAACAACCAGCGGCTACTGGTCGGCGCGCATCGGTGACGTCGTGCATGACGATCTCGCCTGGACGTACGCCTTCCCGACCCGGCAGTTGCTGCCGATCAGCGGGATGATCGCCTTCTACAACGAGAAGGTCGACACCTTCCTCGACGGGGTGCTTCTCGAACGTCCGGAGACGCACTTCGTCAAGCATTGA
- a CDS encoding aldo/keto reductase family protein, with amino-acid sequence MDFRYLGNSGMQISEITYGNWLTHGSQVENDVASQCVKAALDVGITSFDTADVYANGKAEEVLGTALKGLRRESLEIFTKVYWPVGPDPKGKNDTGLSRKHILEGIDGSLRRLQMDYVDLYQAHRYDVFTPLEETMQAFADVVRAGKALYIGVSEWTADQIRAGHALATELGISLVSSQPQYSMLWRVIEGEVVPTCEQLGIGQIVWSPIAQGVLTGKYKPGEQAPEGSRATDVKGGANMIKRWLDDDVLTRVQLLQPIAADLGLSMAQLAVAWVLQNSNVSAALVGASRPEQVAENVKAAGVKIDADAMARIDEALGAVVTSDPAIVAKSTPGARAI; translated from the coding sequence ATGGACTTCAGATACCTCGGCAACTCCGGCATGCAGATCTCCGAGATCACTTACGGCAATTGGCTCACCCACGGTTCGCAGGTCGAGAACGACGTCGCTTCCCAATGTGTGAAGGCGGCCCTGGACGTCGGAATCACCAGCTTCGACACCGCAGACGTCTACGCCAACGGCAAGGCCGAGGAGGTTCTCGGGACGGCGTTGAAGGGGCTGCGGCGGGAGTCCTTGGAGATCTTCACGAAGGTCTACTGGCCGGTCGGCCCCGATCCGAAGGGCAAGAACGACACCGGCCTGTCCCGCAAGCACATCCTGGAGGGTATCGACGGGTCGCTGCGCCGGCTGCAGATGGACTACGTCGACCTCTACCAAGCGCACCGCTATGACGTCTTCACCCCGCTGGAAGAGACGATGCAGGCCTTCGCCGACGTGGTTCGCGCCGGCAAGGCGCTCTACATCGGGGTGAGCGAGTGGACCGCCGATCAGATCCGTGCCGGGCACGCGCTGGCCACCGAACTCGGCATCTCACTCGTCTCGAGCCAGCCGCAGTACTCCATGCTGTGGCGAGTGATCGAGGGCGAGGTCGTCCCGACCTGCGAGCAGCTGGGCATCGGACAGATCGTCTGGTCGCCGATCGCACAGGGCGTGCTGACCGGAAAGTACAAGCCGGGGGAGCAGGCGCCGGAGGGGTCCCGCGCAACCGACGTCAAGGGCGGCGCCAACATGATCAAGCGCTGGCTGGACGACGACGTGCTGACCCGAGTTCAGCTGCTCCAGCCGATCGCGGCCGACCTGGGTCTGTCGATGGCCCAGCTGGCGGTGGCGTGGGTGCTGCAGAACAGCAACGTCTCGGCCGCGCTGGTCGGGGCATCCCGCCCGGAGCAGGTAGCCGAGAACGTCAAGGCCGCCGGCGTGAAGATCGACGCCGACGCGATGGCCCGGATCGACGAGGCGCTGGGTGCAGTCGTGACGAGCGACCCGGCGATCGTCGCAAAGTCCACGCCCGGTGCGCGCGCCATCTGA
- a CDS encoding sulfite exporter TauE/SafE family protein, with the protein MTATEFVLLVLAGVGAGLAASVAGLASLVSYPALLAVGLTPVAANVTNTVAMTLNTVGSVSGSYPELSGQRGRVVRLVSAALVGGIIGGALVLLTPADAFEKVVPWLIALASVSMFVPRRRAVPSVRHEHPIELTVGVGLIGIYGGYFGAASGVLMLALLLRLTDDSMPRSNALKNVALGVANAVAAVGFALFGPVNWAVALPLAIGFGIGGRLGPIIARSAPETPLRIVIALLGLGLALDLGIQAYG; encoded by the coding sequence TTGACCGCGACCGAGTTCGTGCTGCTCGTTCTCGCCGGTGTCGGTGCCGGGCTGGCCGCGAGCGTCGCCGGCCTCGCGTCGCTGGTGAGCTACCCGGCGCTGCTCGCCGTAGGTCTGACTCCGGTCGCGGCGAACGTCACCAACACGGTCGCGATGACCCTGAACACGGTCGGATCGGTCTCCGGCTCCTACCCTGAGCTGTCGGGGCAACGCGGACGGGTGGTGCGTCTGGTCAGTGCCGCGCTCGTCGGCGGCATCATTGGCGGCGCGTTGGTGCTACTCACCCCAGCCGACGCCTTCGAGAAGGTGGTCCCCTGGCTCATAGCGTTGGCCTCAGTCTCCATGTTCGTGCCTCGACGCCGAGCCGTTCCCAGCGTCCGTCACGAGCACCCCATCGAACTCACCGTGGGCGTGGGACTGATCGGAATCTACGGAGGTTACTTCGGCGCGGCCTCCGGGGTGCTGATGCTGGCGCTGCTGCTGCGCCTTACCGACGACTCGATGCCCCGCAGCAACGCCCTGAAGAACGTCGCCCTGGGGGTCGCGAACGCGGTCGCCGCGGTCGGCTTCGCACTCTTCGGACCGGTGAATTGGGCGGTTGCCCTCCCGCTGGCGATCGGTTTCGGTATCGGTGGCCGACTCGGCCCGATCATCGCCCGGTCGGCACCCGAGACGCCACTGCGAATCGTGATCGCACTCCTCGGCCTTGGGCTGGCCCTCGATCTGGGGATACAGGCCTACGGTTGA
- a CDS encoding GNAT family N-acetyltransferase translates to MLRGERVCLRPVTAADVPALAAIRRTPEVRARWRGGEDMVTAVQDDRDEPDSTPFVIDVGRAVAGWIQWSAETEPDYRHASIDIYLDPTLHGQGLGADAVRTLARHIIGEHGHHRLEIDPAVANLAAIRCYSKVGFRPVGILRRNERDSDGSWHDSLLMDLLADELT, encoded by the coding sequence ATCCTGCGCGGCGAGCGAGTCTGTCTGCGGCCGGTGACCGCGGCTGACGTTCCGGCGCTGGCTGCGATCCGACGGACACCAGAGGTCCGTGCGCGCTGGCGGGGCGGCGAAGACATGGTCACCGCCGTTCAGGATGATCGCGACGAGCCCGATTCAACGCCGTTCGTCATCGACGTTGGGAGAGCGGTCGCCGGCTGGATCCAGTGGTCGGCTGAGACCGAGCCGGACTACCGGCATGCCTCGATCGACATCTACCTCGACCCGACGTTGCACGGCCAGGGGTTGGGCGCTGATGCCGTACGCACGCTGGCCCGGCACATCATCGGCGAGCATGGCCATCACCGATTGGAGATCGACCCGGCCGTCGCCAACCTGGCGGCGATCCGCTGCTACTCGAAGGTCGGGTTCCGCCCGGTCGGGATCCTGCGACGCAACGAACGTGACAGCGACGGCAGCTGGCACGACTCGCTGCTGATGGATCTGCTCGCCGACGAGCTCACTTGA
- a CDS encoding HNH endonuclease signature motif containing protein — MVGGPEVDASPKVAALLAAVTAAVDTLLDAPLPSLTSTELLELLQGWETHRRREVAVEHLLLSAVMGRGVAGEFGFASPQALLVGVLRVDPGEAKARVRAAQDLGPRTGLTGEVLEPVFGETAAVQKTGVISAGHAKVITTTLDGLSEDLDFEHGARVQSELVAQARWFTPRDLAKLAARVVAHLDPDGTAPSDARQQRNRGFTLARRPDGMVIPTGALTPACGAALEAVLDCLSAPTPATPAPASDTGAGAGQTGTTGGAAGDSGGVGGGAVEADRRTPAQRRHDALLDSSLRLLADGGLPPSGGVPTTLLITMSDEQLLTREGYASTPHGDLISVDEALGLADQTEIITTTLSRTGGVLDVGRTKRCATPTMRLALFARDRGCCFPGCTMPATWTQAHHVTPWQDGGITAVTNTCLLCGFHHRTFQKMGWQVYINDGIPYWIPPPWIDPTQQPVRNTQHHPPPIPIGTEPVGAGGDGRPPPGVRSDDSNDTQSLSSSPADEIENGLP, encoded by the coding sequence ATGGTTGGAGGGCCTGAAGTCGACGCATCACCGAAAGTGGCTGCCCTGTTGGCGGCGGTCACGGCGGCGGTCGACACCCTGCTCGACGCCCCGTTGCCGTCGCTGACCTCCACTGAGTTGCTGGAACTGCTGCAGGGGTGGGAGACGCACCGCCGCCGTGAGGTTGCGGTGGAGCATCTGCTGCTGTCGGCGGTGATGGGACGAGGGGTGGCCGGTGAGTTCGGGTTCGCGTCCCCGCAGGCGTTGTTGGTGGGGGTGTTGCGGGTCGATCCGGGGGAGGCGAAGGCCCGGGTGCGGGCGGCGCAGGACTTGGGTCCGCGGACCGGTCTGACCGGGGAGGTATTGGAGCCGGTGTTCGGTGAGACCGCGGCCGTGCAGAAGACGGGGGTGATCTCGGCTGGGCATGCGAAGGTCATCACCACCACGCTGGACGGGTTGAGCGAGGACCTGGACTTTGAGCACGGGGCCCGGGTCCAGAGCGAATTGGTGGCCCAGGCCCGCTGGTTCACCCCCCGAGACCTCGCGAAGTTGGCGGCCCGGGTGGTGGCCCATCTGGACCCTGACGGCACCGCACCGTCTGATGCCCGGCAGCAGCGAAACCGGGGGTTCACGTTGGCCCGGCGCCCGGATGGGATGGTCATCCCGACCGGGGCGCTGACCCCGGCCTGCGGCGCCGCCTTGGAAGCGGTCCTCGACTGTCTCAGCGCCCCCACCCCCGCGACCCCCGCCCCGGCCAGCGACACCGGTGCCGGTGCCGGTCAGACCGGCACGACGGGCGGCGCGGCCGGCGACAGCGGCGGTGTCGGTGGCGGGGCGGTGGAGGCGGATCGGCGGACCCCGGCGCAACGCCGCCACGACGCCTTGCTGGACTCCTCCCTCCGGCTGCTGGCCGACGGTGGGTTACCGCCTAGTGGTGGGGTGCCGACGACGCTGCTGATCACCATGAGCGACGAACAACTGCTCACCCGCGAGGGTTACGCGAGCACCCCGCACGGGGACCTGATCTCGGTGGACGAGGCGCTGGGCTTAGCTGATCAGACCGAAATCATCACCACGACCCTGAGCCGCACCGGTGGGGTGCTGGACGTCGGACGAACGAAACGCTGCGCCACCCCCACGATGCGGCTGGCGTTGTTCGCCCGAGACCGTGGCTGCTGTTTCCCCGGCTGCACCATGCCCGCGACCTGGACGCAGGCCCACCACGTCACACCCTGGCAAGACGGCGGCATCACCGCAGTGACCAACACCTGCCTACTCTGCGGATTCCACCACCGGACATTCCAGAAAATGGGCTGGCAGGTCTACATCAACGACGGCATCCCCTACTGGATCCCACCACCCTGGATCGACCCGACCCAACAACCCGTCCGAAACACCCAACACCACCCACCCCCCATACCGATCGGCACCGAGCCCGTCGGTGCTGGCGGCGACGGCCGGCCACCGCCGGGCGTGCGGTCGGATGACTCGAATGACACACAGTCCCTCAGTTCGAGCCCGGCCGACGAGATTGAGAATGGTCTGCCATGA
- a CDS encoding ester cyclase: MTAVDPRVAIVNEHMRLENAYDFPGCTGVFGHAKYEIVADGELYDGAARVQDFLGQNHGAFPDFAFIPTRVSPTTDAVLVEGRFTGTHLGNWRGLPATGRRVDFAMCLIFEFEGDSMVNEKVYFDLSSPLRQLGVADDLNSFRGKFNLVITHPLVLIKALLHKLTHSSKK; this comes from the coding sequence ATGACCGCCGTCGACCCACGGGTGGCGATCGTCAACGAGCACATGCGCCTGGAGAACGCCTACGACTTCCCCGGCTGCACCGGCGTCTTCGGCCACGCCAAGTACGAGATCGTCGCCGACGGCGAACTCTACGACGGTGCCGCGCGAGTGCAGGACTTCCTCGGCCAGAACCACGGTGCATTCCCGGACTTTGCGTTCATCCCGACCCGAGTCTCGCCGACGACCGACGCTGTGCTCGTCGAAGGGAGATTCACCGGCACTCATCTGGGCAACTGGCGCGGCCTGCCCGCCACTGGTCGCAGGGTGGACTTCGCCATGTGCCTCATCTTCGAGTTCGAAGGCGACTCGATGGTCAACGAGAAGGTGTATTTCGACCTGAGTTCCCCGCTGCGCCAACTCGGTGTCGCCGACGATCTGAACTCCTTTCGCGGGAAGTTCAATCTGGTGATCACCCATCCGCTGGTGCTCATCAAGGCCCTGCTGCACAAGCTGACGCACTCCTCGAAGAAGTAG
- a CDS encoding PhzF family phenazine biosynthesis protein, with protein sequence MTGNGDVLRYSAFTTDVNGGNPAGVVLDATGLAESQMQQIAADLGYSETAFLVPHGERSFTVRYFAPLAEVPFCGHATIAAAVAYAERAGTGTLRLDTQVGPVPVTTATTATTADDGGLIAASLTSVTPATKTLADEDLSELLAALGWSAADLDPSLPPGVGYAGAWHPILATSTRARLADLDYDFDRLSELMALRRWTTVDLIWRESAHVFHARNPFPPGGIVEDPATGAAAAALGGWLRAMRLVELPATITVHQGVDMGRPSLITVGIDADEKSGIVVSGSAVELS encoded by the coding sequence ATGACAGGCAACGGTGATGTGCTGCGTTACTCGGCGTTCACGACCGACGTCAACGGCGGGAATCCGGCCGGCGTCGTACTGGACGCAACCGGGCTCGCCGAGAGTCAGATGCAACAGATCGCGGCCGACCTCGGTTACTCCGAGACCGCGTTCCTGGTGCCGCACGGGGAGCGCAGCTTCACCGTCCGGTATTTCGCGCCGCTGGCCGAGGTTCCGTTCTGCGGTCACGCCACCATCGCGGCGGCGGTCGCGTACGCCGAACGCGCCGGCACCGGGACGCTGCGCCTCGACACTCAAGTAGGCCCGGTGCCGGTCACCACCGCCACCACCGCGACGACCGCCGACGACGGTGGGCTGATCGCGGCGAGCCTCACCAGTGTCACCCCCGCGACGAAGACGCTGGCTGACGAGGATCTGAGCGAACTGCTGGCGGCACTCGGTTGGAGCGCGGCGGACCTCGATCCGAGCTTGCCGCCAGGTGTGGGTTACGCCGGTGCCTGGCATCCCATTCTCGCCACCTCGACCCGGGCTCGGCTGGCCGACCTCGACTACGACTTCGATCGGCTGTCAGAGTTGATGGCGCTTCGCCGATGGACGACCGTCGACCTCATCTGGCGGGAGTCGGCGCACGTCTTCCACGCTCGAAACCCGTTTCCACCCGGCGGAATCGTCGAAGACCCGGCAACCGGTGCCGCCGCCGCGGCGCTCGGCGGGTGGCTGCGGGCGATGCGGCTGGTCGAGTTGCCGGCGACCATCACCGTCCACCAGGGAGTGGATATGGGGAGGCCAAGCCTGATCACGGTAGGTATCGACGCAGACGAGAAGAGCGGGATCGTGGTGAGCGGTAGCGCCGTCGAACTCAGCTGA
- a CDS encoding S-adenosylmethionine decarboxylase, producing MHDLAPEIHRQRLVVEGIPKRNIEAEEIVNFLSKLSVELDMVTLIEPVTHQSPKFGWAGWIHWETSGAHFYAWDEPQLFFSVDIYTCKAFDNDAAVEFTARFFDTTTIVSKAF from the coding sequence ATGCACGACCTTGCCCCCGAAATTCACCGTCAGCGTCTCGTCGTCGAAGGAATTCCGAAGCGGAACATCGAGGCCGAGGAGATCGTCAACTTTCTGTCAAAGCTCTCCGTTGAACTCGATATGGTCACCCTCATCGAGCCGGTGACCCACCAGTCCCCCAAGTTCGGCTGGGCCGGATGGATTCACTGGGAGACCTCGGGCGCGCACTTCTACGCCTGGGACGAACCGCAGCTCTTCTTCTCAGTCGACATCTACACCTGCAAGGCGTTCGACAACGACGCGGCGGTGGAGTTCACAGCCCGCTTCTTCGACACGACCACGATCGTCAGCAAGGCGTTCTGA
- a CDS encoding bifunctional diguanylate cyclase/phosphodiesterase: MGDRAVRVAGIVAWSFLAISYVTVSLIASSDPGVTQSMVAGGLVAFFVLLLGWIVIAMIAQPRRRRSLRILVVSIAFWAAGSAVLNANTQPDLTKFPSPGEWLFLVSYVALAAYLITDAGHRVTRTTLSAWLETVVICGATVCVAGAVLLSPVASQFNNDGVPLLVALLYPLIDVALGVLVVAQIMLRARGGFRHSGVLILVFALFAYADAHFVGYLSAGVYDSSLVNDSCYGIAFALLVTQACQQPFAVPDVVPRRQRPAFFLIAGLAALAVLVFHPADAVGKYLVAVALITLLAVGGRLVVALNEANRAAEAYALARSDDLTSLPNRRAVLALIAERLAAHQPFSLMILDLNGFKDVNDTLGHAAGDAVLQLVAHRMRTALDPGIMVARLGGDEFAAVVPGPDQIEAMAAAQSILRALRQPLTVEGISIGTDASIGVTTSAASDTKSGELLRRADVAMYQAKVNRAGALVYDAHFDHFSREKLQIAEELRKGILFGQLELWYQPQIDAETQRIGGLEALVRWQHPKEGLLSPAVFLPAARRAGLMPALSAEVVRIALSDLAEWRTRGLDPRVAINCAPPELMSGSFLPALYKAMEEADVPASSLVIEVTEDSFLNEPERARSVLLDIRRHGMQISIDDYGTGFSSLSYLRDLPVQELKIDSSFITAMRHDPRSQMIVASTLQMAKALGLRTVAEGVEDSATAADLVAMGVDVLQGYHLSRPLRPTQVETWMREWTTFADITYETTPRAVVQLPELPGDPPR; encoded by the coding sequence GTGGGGGATCGAGCCGTGCGCGTGGCCGGCATCGTCGCCTGGTCCTTCTTGGCGATCTCCTACGTGACGGTCAGCCTCATCGCCTCGAGCGACCCGGGTGTTACGCAGTCGATGGTTGCCGGCGGCCTTGTCGCCTTCTTCGTCCTACTGCTGGGTTGGATCGTCATAGCGATGATCGCGCAGCCGAGGCGGCGTCGTTCGCTACGAATCCTGGTCGTCTCCATCGCCTTCTGGGCAGCGGGATCAGCGGTGCTCAACGCGAACACCCAGCCGGACCTGACGAAATTCCCGTCACCGGGTGAATGGCTTTTCCTGGTCTCCTACGTTGCGCTGGCGGCGTACCTCATCACCGACGCCGGGCACCGGGTCACCAGGACGACGCTGTCAGCGTGGCTTGAAACGGTCGTGATCTGCGGAGCGACGGTCTGTGTTGCCGGCGCCGTTCTGCTGTCTCCGGTCGCTTCGCAGTTCAACAACGACGGGGTGCCGCTGCTGGTGGCCCTGCTCTATCCGCTGATCGATGTGGCGCTCGGAGTCTTGGTGGTCGCGCAGATCATGTTGCGAGCTCGTGGGGGATTCCGGCACTCGGGCGTCCTTATTCTCGTGTTCGCGCTCTTCGCGTACGCCGATGCCCACTTCGTCGGTTATCTCTCCGCCGGTGTCTACGACTCGTCGCTGGTCAACGACTCTTGTTACGGCATCGCGTTCGCGCTTCTCGTGACGCAGGCGTGTCAGCAGCCGTTTGCCGTGCCGGACGTAGTTCCCCGTCGGCAGCGCCCGGCTTTCTTCCTCATCGCCGGTTTGGCTGCGCTGGCGGTCCTGGTCTTTCATCCGGCTGATGCCGTCGGCAAGTACTTGGTCGCCGTCGCGCTGATTACTCTTCTCGCGGTGGGCGGGCGCCTGGTCGTCGCGCTCAATGAGGCGAACCGGGCGGCCGAGGCGTATGCGCTGGCTCGAAGCGACGATCTGACCAGTCTTCCGAACCGCCGCGCGGTGCTGGCATTGATCGCCGAACGGCTGGCCGCGCATCAGCCGTTCTCGCTGATGATCCTCGACCTCAACGGCTTCAAGGACGTCAACGACACGCTCGGCCACGCCGCCGGTGACGCGGTGCTTCAGCTGGTGGCGCATCGGATGCGCACGGCCCTCGATCCGGGCATCATGGTCGCTCGCCTGGGTGGCGACGAGTTCGCCGCTGTCGTGCCCGGCCCCGACCAGATCGAGGCGATGGCCGCCGCCCAGAGCATCCTGCGAGCACTCCGCCAGCCCCTCACCGTCGAGGGCATCAGCATCGGCACTGACGCCTCGATCGGGGTGACGACGAGCGCCGCCTCCGACACCAAGAGCGGTGAGCTGCTGCGTCGGGCCGACGTGGCGATGTACCAGGCGAAGGTCAACCGCGCCGGTGCGCTGGTCTACGACGCGCACTTCGACCACTTCTCGCGGGAGAAGTTGCAGATAGCGGAGGAGTTGCGCAAGGGCATCCTCTTCGGCCAATTGGAACTCTGGTACCAGCCTCAGATCGACGCCGAGACCCAGCGGATCGGCGGTCTGGAGGCTCTCGTGCGGTGGCAGCACCCCAAGGAGGGGCTGCTCTCGCCGGCCGTCTTCCTGCCGGCCGCACGCCGGGCCGGCCTGATGCCCGCACTCTCGGCTGAGGTGGTGCGCATCGCGCTGAGCGATCTGGCCGAGTGGCGTACGCGTGGGCTCGATCCGCGGGTCGCCATCAACTGCGCCCCGCCGGAACTCATGAGTGGCTCCTTCCTGCCGGCGCTTTACAAAGCGATGGAGGAGGCCGACGTACCGGCTTCGAGCCTGGTCATTGAAGTAACCGAGGACTCGTTCCTGAACGAGCCAGAGCGTGCGCGTTCAGTTCTGCTGGACATCCGCAGGCACGGCATGCAGATCTCCATCGATGACTACGGAACCGGCTTCTCCTCCCTCTCCTATCTGCGCGATCTTCCGGTGCAGGAACTGAAGATCGACAGCTCCTTCATCACCGCGATGCGCCACGATCCCCGCAGCCAGATGATCGTCGCGTCGACGCTGCAGATGGCCAAGGCACTCGGCCTGCGCACCGTCGCTGAGGGGGTCGAGGACTCGGCCACCGCCGCGGACCTGGTGGCGATGGGGGTCGACGTACTGCAGGGCTACCACCTCTCCCGACCGCTTCGGCCGACGCAGGTCGAGACCTGGATGCGCGAGTGGACGACCTTCGCCGACATCACCTACGAGACGACACCGCGCGCAGTGGTGCAGTTGCCCGAACTTCCGGGCGACCCGCCCCGATGA